A stretch of the Apteryx mantelli isolate bAptMan1 chromosome 3, bAptMan1.hap1, whole genome shotgun sequence genome encodes the following:
- the FILIP1 gene encoding filamin-A-interacting protein 1 isoform X3, protein MLKTEKTKPEVLEAHYGSAAPENVLRVLHRDAILAQEKSVGEDVYEKPISELDRLEEKQKETYRRMLEQLLLAEKCHRRTVYELENEKHKHTDYMNKSDDFTNLLEQERERLKKLLEQEKIYQARKEKEHTKRLNKLREELVKLKSFALMLVDERQMHIEQLGQQSQKIQDLNQKLKEEEEKLKIISAKTKEDGQKLMKLETELEHRTLSFSQEHEEMTAKLANQESHNRQLRLKLVGLTRRIEELEETNKNLQKAEEELQELRDKIAKGECGNSSLMAEVENLRKRVLEMEGKDEEITKTESQCKELKNKLQEEEHHSKELKLEVEKLQKRMSELEKLEEAFSKSKSECTQLHLNLEKEKNLTKDLINELEVVKTRVKDLESSESKLEKAEISLKDDLTKLKSFTVMLVDERKNMMEKIKQEEKKVEGLNKNFKVEQGKVMDVTEKLIEESKKFLKLKSEMEEKVSSLTKERDELIGKLKSEEEKSSELSCRVDLLKKRIDGMEEVEREITRGRARKGPEHACHEDNKIKELTTEIEKLKKRLKQLEVVEGDLMKTEDEYDQLEQKFRTEQDKANFLSQQLEEMKLQIAKNKAIEKGEAVSQEAELRHRFRLEEAKSRDLKAEVQALKEKIHELMNKEDQLSQLQVDYSVLQQRFMEEENKNKSMGQEVLNLTRELELSKRYSRALRPSINGRRMVDVPVTSTGVQTDAVNSEAAEEETPAVFIRKSFQEENHIMSSLRQVGLKKPMERSSVLERYPPAANELAMRKSWIPWMRKRETGAQVTPDKGARSHGSAGHPGEVVLSPKQGQPLHIRVTPDHENSTATLEITSPASEEFFSSTTVIPTLGNQKPRITIIPSPNVRSPKGKGSESPMGPDRSMSPVTITTFSREKSPDGGRAPFADRPASPIQIMTVSTSAAPAEISVSPQSQDMTMGRAVFKVTPEKQTVPTPVRKYNANANIITTEDNKIHIHLGSQFKRSPSAASDGASPVITVRPVNIAAEKEVVTGTVLRSPRNNLSPRPGASKVTSTITITPVTTSSTRGTQSVTGQDGSSPRPTPTRIPVSKGMKAGKPVVAAAGAGNVTKFEPRAETQSMKIELKKSSASSSASLGGGKG, encoded by the exons GTTGAAGAAACTTCTTGAGCAGGAGAAGATCTATCAAGCCCGCAAGGAGAAAGAACATACAAAGAGACTCAATAAACTAAGAGAAGAACTAGTCAAGCTCAAATCATTTGCACTCATGCTGGTGGATGAAAGACAAATGCATATTGAGCAACTTGGACAACAAAGCCAGAAAATACAAGATCTAAATCAAAAactaaaggaagaagaagaaaagcttaaAATTATTAGCGCGAAAACAAAAGAAGATGGACAAAAACTGATGAAGTTAGAAACAGAACTTGAACACAGGACATTATCGTTTTCTCAAGAACATGAGGAGATGACTGCTAAACTGGCTAATCAAGAGTCACATAATAGACAGCTAAGGCTTAAGCTAGTTGGGTTGACCCGTCGAATAGAGGAACTAGAGGAAACTAACAAAAATCTTCAAAAAGCTGAGGAGGAACTTCAGGAACTAAGAGATAAAATAGCAAAAGGGGAATGTGGGAACTCCAGCTTAATGGCAGAAGTGGAAAACCTCCGCAAGCGTGTGCTTGAAATGGAGGGAAAAGATGAAGAGATCACAAAAACTGAATCTCAGTGTAAAGAACTGAAGAATAAACTGCAAGAGGAAGAGCACCATAGCAAAGAGCTGAAACTTGAAGTGGAAAAATTGCAGAAAAGAATGTCAGAACTAGAGAAACTGGAAGAGGCTTTTAGTAAAAGTAAGTCTGAATGCACCCAGCTACACTTAAacttggagaaagaaaagaatttaacTAAAGATTTGATAAATGAGTTGGAAGTGGTGAAGACTCGAGTAAAAGACCTTGAGTCATCAGAAAGCAAGTTGGAAAAGGCTGAAATAAGCTTAAAAGATGACCTTACAAAGCTGAAGTCATTTACTGTAATGTTGGTTGATGAACGAAAAAAtatgatggaaaaaataaaacaggaggaaaaaaaggttgaGGGTTTAAACAAGAATTTTAAAGTGGAACAAGGGAAAGTTATGGATGTTACTGAGAAACTGATAGAAGAAAGTAAGAAGTTTTTGAAATTGAAATCTGAAATGGAGGAAAAAGTGTCTAGTTTAACAAAGGAAAGAGATGAGTTAATTGGCAAActgaaaagtgaagaagaaaaatcctCTGAACTAAGCTGTAGAGTTGACCTGTTAAAGAAAAGAATTGATGGTATGGAGGAAGTAGAAAGAGAAATAACAAGGGGTCGAGCCAGAAAAGGACCGGAGCATGCTTGTCATGAGGACAACAAGATTAAAGAGCTTACCACTGaaattgaaaaactgaaaaaacgtCTCAAACAATTGGAAGTGGTTGAAGGAGATTTGATGAAGACAGAAGATGAATATGATCAGCTAGAGCAGAAATTTAGAACTGAGCAGGACAAAGCTAACTTTCTTTCTCAACAGCTGGAGGAGATGAAACTCCAGATTGCAAAAAATAAAGCCATAGAAAAAGGTGAAGCAGTGAGCCaggaagcagagctgaggcacaggtTTCGTCTAGAAGAGGCTAAAAGCAGAGATTTGAAAGCAGAAGTTCAAGCTCTTAAGGAGAAAATCCATGAGCTGATGAACAAAGAAGACCAGCTTTCCCAGCTCCAAGTTGATTATTCAGTTCTTCAGCAAAGATTtatggaagaagaaaataaaaacaaaagcatgggGCAGGAAGTTCTGAACTTAACAAGAGAGTTAGAACTTTCTAAGCGTTACAGTCGTGCTCTGAGGCCCAGCATAAATGGACGGAGAATGGTAGATGTTCCTGTGACATCCACTGGTGTGCAAACAGATGCTGTAAACAGTGAAGCAGCAGAAGAAGAAACTCCAGCTGTATTTATAAGGAAATCCTTCCAGGAGGAGAACCACATCATGAGCAGTCTGCGACAGGTAGGTCTGAAAAAACCCATGGAGCGTTCTTCAGTGCTTGAGAGATATCCTCCGGCAGCAAATGAACTTGCAATGAGGAAATCTTGGATACCATGGATGAGAAAGAGGGAAACTGGGGCTCAGGTAACTCCTGATAAAGGAGCCCGAAGCCATGGTAGTGCAGGGCATCCTGGGGAGGTTGTCCTATCACCAAAGCAAGGTCAACCTCTTCATATTCGAGTGACACCAGATCATGAGAATAGCACAGCTACTTTGGAGATAACCAGTCCAGCCTCAGAGGAGTTTTTTTCAAGCACCACTGTCATTCCTACTTTGGGAAATCAGAAACCACGAATAACCATCATTCCCTCTCCAAATGTTAGGTCCCCAAAAGGAAAAGGCAGTGAAAGTCCGATGGGCCCAGATCGTTCTATGTCTCCAGTCACTATAACGACATTCTCCAGGGAAAAGTCTCCAGATGGAGGGAGAGCACCCTTTGCGGACAGACCTGCATCACCAATCCAGATTATGACAGTATCGACATCTGCAGCACCAGCAGAAATCTCTGTTTCTCCACAGTCACAAGATATGACCATGGGAAGGGCTGTCTTCAAGGTAACACCGGAAAAACAAACTGTTCCAACTCCAGTCCGGAAGTACAATGCCAATGCCAACATTATAACAACAGAAGACAACAAAATTCACATCCACTTAGGTTCTCAGTTTAAGCGCTCTCCTAGTGCTGCATCTGATGGTGCAAGCCCTGTGATAACAGTCAGACCAGTGAACATAGCAGCAGAAAAAGAAGTTGTGACTGGTACTGTCCTGCGATCCCCCCGGAACAATCTGTCCCCACGACCAGGAGCAAGCAAAGTGACAAGTACTATCACTATAACTCCTGTTACAACATCTTCCACACGAGGAACACAATCAGTG acaggacaggatgggtCGTCCCCGAGACCTACACCCACTCGCATTCCTGTGTCAAAAGGTATGAAAGCAGGAAAGCCAGTAGTGGCAGCCGCAGGAGCAGGAAATGTGACAAAATTCGAGCCTCGTGCCGAGACTCAGTCTATGAAAATAGAACTGAAGAAGTCTTCAGCCAGCAGCTCTGCCTCCCTGGGCGGGGGGAAGGGCTGA
- the TMEM30A gene encoding cell cycle control protein 50A — protein sequence MAVNYSAKEEADGHPSGGVGVPGGGAVGGGGAVKTRKPDNTAFKQQRLPAWQPILTAGTVLPAFFIIGLIFIPIGIGIFVTSNNIREYEIDYTGTEPSSPCNKCLNVSWDSTSPCTCTIDFTLEHSFESNVFMYYGLSNFYQNHRRYVKSRDDSQLNGDNSSLLNPSKECEPYRTNEDKPIAPCGAIANSMFNDTLELYRIDNDTRIPITLIKKGIAWWTDKNVKFRNPSGDTNNLTALFQGTTKPVNWPKPVYMLDSEPDNNGFINEDFIVWMRTAALPTFRKLYRLIERTNNLQPTLQAGKYSLDITYNYPVHSFDGRKRMILSTISWMGGKNPFLGIAYITVGSICFFLGVVLLIIHHKYGNRNTSADIPN from the exons aTGGCGGTGAACTACAGCGCCAAGGAGGAGGCGGACGGGCACCCCTCGGGCGGCGTCGgggtgccgggcggcggcgccgtgggcggcggcggggcggtgaAGACCCGCAAGCCCGATAACACGGCGTTCAAGCAGCAGCGCCTGCCGGCCTGGCAGCCCATCCTGACGGCGGGCACGGTGCTGCCGGCCTTCTTCATCATCGGCCTCATCTTCATCCCCATCGGCATCGGCATTTTCGTCACCTCCAACAACATCCGCGAGTACGAG ATTGATTATACAGGAACAGAGCCTTCTAGTCCCTGCAACAAATGTTTAAATGTGTCCTGGGATAGCACATCACCTTGTACTTGCACCATCGATTTCACACTGGAACATTCATTTGAG AGCAATGTATTCATGTATTATGGACTTTCCAACTTCTATCAAAACCATCGTCGTTATGTGAAATCTCGAGATGACAGCCAACTAAATGGAGATAACAGTTCATTACTT AATCCAAGTAAAGAATGCGAGCCTTACCGCACAAACGAGGACAAGCCCATTGCTCCTTGTGGAGCTATTGCCAACAGTATGTTTAATG ATACATTGGAATTATACCGCATTGATAATGATACAAGGATTCCTATTACTTTGATTAAAAAAGGCATTGCTTGGTGGACAGATAAAAACGTAAAGTTCAGGAATCCTTCAGGAGATACAAATAACTTAACTGCACTTTTCCAAG GCACAACAAAGCCTGTGAACTGGCCCAAGCCGGTGTATATGCTGGACTCGGAGCCTGACAACAATGGCTTTATCAATGAAGACTTTATTGTGTGGATGCGTACTGCTGCTCTGCCTACATTTCGCAAGCTCTATCGTCTCATTGAAAGGACAAATAACTTACAGCCAACCTTACAGGCTGGAAAATATTCTTTGGATATCACATACA ATTATCCTGTACACAGCTTTGATGGACGAAAAAGAATGATCCTAAGCACCATCTCATGGATGGGAGGCAAAAATCCCTTTTTGGGAATTGCTTACATCACTGTGGGGTCCATATGCTTCTTTTTAGGAGTTGTATTGCTGATCATCCATCACAAATATGGAAATCGAAACACTAGTGCAGACATTCCCAACTAA